The genomic window GGCGACGCTGGGGGCTTCCACTGGGCTGAGTGCCAAGGCGAGCCAGCCGTCGCGAAGTTCGAGTTGGCTGACGGCGAGGTCTTGCATCGCGGGATGCTCGATCAGTTTGGGAGTTGTCAGGGGGATCACTCGATCTTCGGCCAACACCTTGTTGAAGATCGCGCGGATGGGCAGGCGTTGTCGCATCGACATGCCTGGGCCGCTGACTCGGAGATGACCGTCTCGGACCAGCCGTGCGTTCAATCCGTCGATCTCAGGCTTGTAGGCCGCGCGAACGATGAACCGTGTCAGCTTGGGACTGCCCGGTTGGCTCAGGCGAACGACTCGCAACGTCAACCACATTTTGCCGTCTTCGATTTCGATCGTCATCGGGCGGGTGGGGGAAAAGGCGATTTCAGCTTCGCCGGGGACCTCTTCCGGCAATGCCACGCCGTCTTTGCCAAACAACGCAAACGTGTCGGTGTAGAGTTCTTGGAACGTCTTGACTTCCCCGCGCGGAAGGATTTGTTCCAGCGTGTTGTTGATGGCGGATTGGTGCATTTGCAAACTCAACCAACTGTCGTTCCAGGCTCGCGGGCGAGGGGTATGAGCGGCCAATTGCCAATCACCTGCCAAGCGGTAGCGAGCGATCAAGCGTTCCGAGGTGGTTTCCAAGTCGATCACCGTCGGCGCCAGTTCGAGGCGTCCGAGTGGACCGAGCACGAGGTCGTCCCACTTTTCAGAAGCGTTGTTGGTTTGAGTCGTCAGTTCCGACTGGGTTCCCTGCACGACTTCGTCGCGAATTTGTTGCCGGGTGCGTTGGTTGGCCAGCGATTTGGTGTCTTCGTATTTCTTTTCCGCGATGCCGCGTACCAAGGAACCGATCAAGGGCCACTCGTTGACCTTGGAGTCCACTCGCTGCAAACGATTGTTCGCGTTGACTTGGACTTCCGTGCCGCCAACGGTCAGCCCGTTCGCTGAGATGCGGATCGGGGTGGAGGCATCGAAATTGGCCCAGCCATTGGAATGCACGGTCACGCCACTTTGCGCGGCTTGGCTGCGGGTCGAAACGTCGCCGTGAGTCAGCAGGTCAATGCTCCATTGGCCTGGCGTCGGATTCAGTCGCAGGTCCATGGCGGTGCTGACATTGCTGGTTCCGCGGACCGGTGTGCCAGCGATTTGGGTTGAGATCGGCGACGTGCGGTCGGGGACCGAGGGGATCAAACGCTCGATCAGTTTCGCGGAGATCGCGGTGCGAACGTTGGCGTTGCGGTAGTTCAGGTCGATCGCCTTGGCGACTCGTGCCGCATGGGTGTCATCCGAGAATCGCAATGACTGAAACGCGTTGGTGACCTTGACGGCAGCCAAGTCAATCGCATCGGCTTCGGCACGTTCGAGGTCTTGGAGCAAGGCGACGTAATCAATCGGCATCGCGCTCCAGGTCTTCATCGCTTCGGTCAGTTGCGGAAGCGAGGGTTGATTCAACCAGTCTTCGTGTTCCGGTGCCAATCGCTTGGAAGTGATTCGGGACAAGTACCGCTGAGCCGTGAGGGCGCGTTGGTCCATGTCGTCGGACGACGCCAGCGTTTGAATTTTGTCGAGCAGCAGGAACGTCGTCCAACCTTGAGGATCGCCCGTTTCAGGAAGCTGTTCGCGGACCTCGCGAATCAGTTGGTGGACGTCAAAACGCTGATGGGTTGGCGTTTGGCTGTGCAGGGTCAGTGTTTCGTGAGGCAACGTCCCGGAAGAATCAAACGAACCAGAGTGACCACGAGCCAATTGCCAAATCGATGCCCAGATGCTGGTGCGACGGGACAAGGAGTGGGACGCCTGCAGCCAACGGACTTGTTGGTCGCGTGCCGGGGCTCGTTCGGCCAGTTGCAGACCAGCGGCGGCCAACGATGACAATTCGCGAAGCACGGTGCCTGCTTCGGGATCGCCCAAACGAGAGAGCTGGCGAAGTCGATTCAATCGTTCGTCAACCTCTCCGGCCCAACGTCCCATCACGATCGAGGTCGCGTGACGACGGACGGCTTCTTCGGAGGAATCCGACAGGCCGTGATGGTCGCTGCTGCGCAGCATTTCCTCGTGAGCGGTTTTCAGATCGGTTTGTTCCATGTCGACGGATGTCAGCAACACGTCGTTCAGTTCTTCATTGGCATCCACCGCCAAATTCGCGTGCGATGAAAGCTCGGACAATTCCAAACGCAATTGTTTGGCGAGAGGCCAGCCGGTCACGTGATGAGTCTGGGCTGCTTTGGCAGCGTCCGTGGGGGAAACAACGGGCGGGCGCACGAAGCGGGGCAGATCCAGGTTGAGTTCGGGGAGCTCCGGTTCCGGAACACTGGGTTTGGCCAATACCGCGACGGATTCAGGAATCAGCGAAACGGACTCGGAGCGTTGCGAGTCGGTGTGGAACATTTCCGCGGGCAACGACAATGACGTTGGTTCGGTTGAAGTCGGGTCGTCCAACCCTGGCGACAGAGAAGCGGGAACCGATTGTGCGAATGGCTCGAAGGAGGGTTCCTGTTCCAATGTTTCTGCGAAACCCGCCAGTTCGGTTTCGATGTCGATCACGGGAGCTTGCAGCGTGCCAGATGAATCGCTTGCCAAACGCTCGGGCATGGTCAACCCACGCGCACCGTGGTCGTTGCGGTGGGCGTCTTCCGCGTGCGTTGAAGATGGCAGGGCGTCGGGTTGGTTCCAAGGCGAGAGCGGTTCCGCGGTGCCGAACCCGTGGCGGTTCGAAGCTCCCAATCCGTCCGGTGCGTTGGCGGAGGCTTCGTCGTTGGACTGTGTTTCGCCGTTCCGGTCCGACGTCAAGTATTGGAACGCCGGATCCGAAGCCACGTCCAAATTTGCCTGCGCGGAAGGTCCGTTGCCAAATCGGGCAAGCAACCCACCTGGTTCCAGCAAACCGGTCGAGTTCAGAAAGTAAGGCGTTGTGGTGGTCGCAATGACAGCGATGGACGCTGTGATCGGCCACAACAACAGCGATCGTCGGGAATCCTGACGCATTCGATGACTGATGGATTGGAGCAATTGAGAAGGACGGCGACGAGACGTTTTTCGCCGATCAAACGCTTATGCCTAAAATCGGCCCTCCAAACCAAGACGAATTCGGCGGTGGATCGAAAGCGGAGCCAAACTTTCGCATTCCGAGGGGCTGGTGGGCGTCGACCAGACCAGCCCGTCGGTGGGGTCAGGCCAGGCCCTCGCCTGTACATGGGGGGCAGACGGATTATGGTTGGTCAAAAAATGAAGCCGTGCCCGGTGGGAGCCCTGTTTCACGGACTCCATCCAAGCCGGATTTACCGCGTGAATCGCACCGTGAATTGCAAGGTGAATTGGTGCCGCGAAAGATCACCGTGAAACCCGACCCAATCCCTCTGCGACCGTCGACTGGTTGGTCGCTGCCACCTTTTCAGAGAATTCAAAACAAACGTGATCCAGCCTGATTCCCTGCCGCTTTCGCGCCGAAATCGATTTTTGATCAGCGTTCTGCTGATTGGGATGCTGTTGACGATCGCTCTGCCGCCGTTGGCGTTCCAAGCACGCGGTGCACGCGGACTGTCGCCGTCCGTTGGGACCTTGTTGGCGATGGTTTCTCCGGTCGCACAGATGTTCTATTTGGATCGTGGCTACGCTTTTTTTGCTCCGGATCCCGGCCCCAGTCACCTGATTCGGGCGAGCTCGGACGGTGGCAAAACGACGCAATTGTTTCCGGATTTGGAGGATCAGTGGCCTCGGTTGTCGTACCACCGGCATTTCATGTTGGCGGAATTTTTGAATGATTCGTACCAGCCCGCTTTGCCGCTGGAGGTCAGCCAGCTGATCGGTCCCGAGCTGAGTCCCGAGGAACTCCAAACGCTGCGAATGGGACGACAACGCTATGAACGGATTGCCGATTCGATGGTTCGGCACCTGCAATCGACGGGGAAATCGGACGTTTCGATCCAGCGAATCGAGCACCAAATGCCCGACTTTGTTCTGTTCTCGCAAGAGAACCTCTCGTTGATCGATGAGCGGTCTTACATCGAGTTGCCCGATCTCCCGATCACGCTGGAAAGTTTGCTGGGGAGTGTCCCTGAGTCGCTTCCGCAGCCGGAAGCCGGCGATGAAGTGGTCTTGGACCCAGAGGATTCCGAATCGGTTCCAGTGCCGGCGGGCGAACGGAAGAAAGGTTCAGGGAATCAGTCGGAAGACGCGGGCAGTCCCGCGGCCGAGAATCAGACACTGGACGAACCGGAGCAACCAGGCACTGCACCGGAGGACGCATCGTGATCGTTGAGTCGGCAAAACAGGTCGGATTGTCTTGGGTGGATGCCTGGGATCGGTTTTGGTTCACGCCTCGGCACATTGATACGTTGGCGGTGCTGCGGATCGTCACCGGTGCGATGCTGTTGTATTCACACCTGGTGCTGGCGATCGACTTCTCTTCTTTCGTTGGAACGGAAGCTTGGATCGACAACGAGACCAGCGCGTGGCTGCATGATGGAACGCTTGGTGAAGCGACGGCGGCTTGGTCGTACTTGTGGTTGGTCGACAACGCGACGTTTCTTTGGCTGAATCATATCGTGACGATCCTGGTCACGGGATGCTTTCTGGTTGGCTTTTTGACTCGCGTGACAGGGCCGCTGGCGTGGTTCCTGCAATTGATGTTGGTGCATCGATTGCTCGGCAGCCTGTTTGGGTTGGACCAGATTGTCACTTACTGTGTGATGTACTTGGCCTTCGCTCCCTGTGGTGCGGTTTGGTCGGTCGATGCGAAGCTGCGTCGTCGTTTGACAGGCGATGGTGAGCGAACGCTTTCGGGTTGGAAAGCGTGGTTGTTCCCGGCAGACAAGAAGACGGTCTCGGCCAATGTGGCGACGCGATTGCTGCAGATTCATCTGTGCGTGATTTATCTGTTCGGTGGCCTCGCGAAGGCTCGTGGTGAACTTTGGTGGGACGGAACGGCGGTTTGGTTTGCCGTGGCAAACTACGAATACCAGTCGATTGACATGACAGTCTTGGGGCGGTTCCCGCGTGTTTTCACCGCGTTGTCGCACATCACGATGTTCTGGGAGATCTTCTACTGTGCCTTGGTTTGGCCGCGTTTGACTCGCGGGATCACGTTGGCATTGGCCGTCGCCGTTCACGGTGGGATCGCGTTGTTCCTGGGCATGATCACGTTTGGTGCGATGATGATCGCAGCCAACGGGATCTTTGTTTCGCCGGATTGGATTCGTCGCAAGCGGTTGGGCGAATCAGCGGAAGATGGCCACGAAGACGCGTCGCTATCCGGTGTGATGACGTCGCTAGGAACCGATTCCAACAATCGCACTCGTTCGGTTGCCTTGCCGGCGGATTTGCAACATCGGTTGGCGGAACTTGACGCGGCTGAAAAGGGGATCCAGAAACGTTATGCCAAGCTCAAACGCCGCGAAGCCAAGAACGAAGAACGCAAGCAGCGATTGCTGGCGGCCCGCGAACAGATCAAGCAAAAACTGATCGACGGCAATCTGTCGGCAGGCGACAGCGTGCTCCGCAACGATGATCTTGAGGATGCCTGAGTCACCGTGGAAGTTGGCGTTCGCAGGTCGCGTGCGAGTTCACTCCCGTGGTGAGTTCACCACCAGTGACCATCGTCAGTGATCGGACGGATGTCGCACCGCATGGAATCCATCGCGGACGCCAATTCTCCGATGGCCCAGTCCAGGTCGTCGACTTCGAGTCGATACTCAGGCCACTTCCATCCGACCGGCCAAATCTGGTGCGGCGCTGGCCAGCGATCTTTTTCAGTCGTGTGCTGAATCCTCGCCAAGAGTCGTGGCAAACACAAACGAGGTGATCCGGATGTGGAGCCAAGTTGTTCGCCGAGGTCGTGGGAATCTCGCAGTGCCGCCGGAGGATCCGAGGCGATCCACTGCGTTAGGCCTTTGGCTGTGTCGGAGCGATCGGGATCGATCACGGTGATGCCGTGCTCGGACGAAAGTCGCTGACAGATGAGTTGCCGCAGTTCCGCGTCGCCACCCACCAAAGCCATCGAGGGGACGTCGGCGGCGATGTGGTCGCGCAGATCTTCGATCGTCCATCCGAAACGCGGGTCGCAGAAGTCAGCGGCGACGTCGCAGGCGGGTTCCAAAACAAAACGCCGAGCGGTGTATCGCGGATGCGGAACCACCAGAGCTTTCGAGGATCCCGCCGGGCCTCGACCGCCAATCAAGCCCCGAAGTCCGGCGGCTCGTGGCGGCCCCGCCAAGCGGCCATGCAGAACAACGTCGAGATCGATCACGCGGGCGCCCCAGCGAACGAGTCGTTTGCGGCCCAGATCAATTTCCAAGTGTTGCAACAAATCCAACACCTCCGCGGCGGAGGCTTCTGTGGCAAATGCGGCGACCGCATTGAGAAACGGTGATTGACCACCGGGACCACCGATCGGTGGGGTCTCAAACAAGCGGCTGGTTCGCAGGTTTGCGGGCGATCCGTGTGGGGCGTCGCCACCGTCTTGCTGACCGGCATGCTTTTCACCAGCAGCGGCAACCAACCCCGATTCCGCGACCCGGCGAGCGGCTTCGGCGATCACCACTCGGCGGTCACCGAGGTTGGAACCGAAGCTGATGAGGCATTGCGTGGGCATGAACAGAACGCTGGCGAGAACAAGGGGGACGCGGTTGCTGGCGAATCATAGTGGGAACCCGACGCGTGAGCGAGGCGAGTGCGGGTTCGTCCTTCCTGACGCGTCGGGTTTCCATTGTTGATGGGCTTGCGGCACGTCTTCTCGTGCTCGTGCTCGTGCTCGTGCTCGTGCTCGTGCTCGTGCTCGTGCTCGTGCTCGTGCTCGTGCTCGTGCTCGTGCTCGTGCTCGTGCTCGTGCTCGTGCTCGTGCTCGTCCTCGTCCTCGTCCTCGTCCTCGTCCTCGACGTCCGGCCGGAACTCAATCACGTCCGGTTCGTCATCGGCCACTGTTG from Rhodopirellula islandica includes these protein-coding regions:
- a CDS encoding HTTM domain-containing protein, whose translation is MIVESAKQVGLSWVDAWDRFWFTPRHIDTLAVLRIVTGAMLLYSHLVLAIDFSSFVGTEAWIDNETSAWLHDGTLGEATAAWSYLWLVDNATFLWLNHIVTILVTGCFLVGFLTRVTGPLAWFLQLMLVHRLLGSLFGLDQIVTYCVMYLAFAPCGAVWSVDAKLRRRLTGDGERTLSGWKAWLFPADKKTVSANVATRLLQIHLCVIYLFGGLAKARGELWWDGTAVWFAVANYEYQSIDMTVLGRFPRVFTALSHITMFWEIFYCALVWPRLTRGITLALAVAVHGGIALFLGMITFGAMMIAANGIFVSPDWIRRKRLGESAEDGHEDASLSGVMTSLGTDSNNRTRSVALPADLQHRLAELDAAEKGIQKRYAKLKRREAKNEERKQRLLAAREQIKQKLIDGNLSAGDSVLRNDDLEDA
- the folK gene encoding 2-amino-4-hydroxy-6-hydroxymethyldihydropteridine diphosphokinase; the encoded protein is MPTQCLISFGSNLGDRRVVIAEAARRVAESGLVAAAGEKHAGQQDGGDAPHGSPANLRTSRLFETPPIGGPGGQSPFLNAVAAFATEASAAEVLDLLQHLEIDLGRKRLVRWGARVIDLDVVLHGRLAGPPRAAGLRGLIGGRGPAGSSKALVVPHPRYTARRFVLEPACDVAADFCDPRFGWTIEDLRDHIAADVPSMALVGGDAELRQLICQRLSSEHGITVIDPDRSDTAKGLTQWIASDPPAALRDSHDLGEQLGSTSGSPRLCLPRLLARIQHTTEKDRWPAPHQIWPVGWKWPEYRLEVDDLDWAIGELASAMDSMRCDIRPITDDGHWW